A genome region from Methylohalobius crimeensis 10Ki includes the following:
- a CDS encoding cupredoxin domain-containing protein produces MSTLVLFLGLVFSSLTLAGGHRMDMDSMVMNENPMTLPEGCRKIAGDQTITVHAGRKYAYSFPGVVFAYDRQSWEAPPCTRLTVRFINEDDIRHQFMVHGLPEKLYSQGMFHIEVSGRGEAAGTFILPPDKKTYLVHCDIAQHTEHGMKAQLKVGGGDGDLSSLPGLTQPVRPDTYPTRWTGTSIVLLILAVFGGGALIWLLGKLWRMMLSDT; encoded by the coding sequence ATGAGCACATTGGTTTTATTTTTGGGTCTGGTGTTTTCCTCGCTGACCCTCGCCGGCGGCCACCGGATGGATATGGACAGCATGGTGATGAACGAGAATCCCATGACCCTCCCGGAAGGGTGCCGGAAAATCGCCGGCGATCAAACCATCACCGTGCACGCCGGTCGCAAATACGCCTATTCATTCCCCGGGGTCGTCTTCGCCTACGACCGGCAAAGCTGGGAAGCTCCCCCTTGCACCCGCTTGACGGTGCGATTCATCAATGAAGACGACATTCGCCACCAATTCATGGTTCACGGCCTGCCCGAAAAGCTTTATTCTCAAGGCATGTTCCATATCGAGGTTTCCGGCCGCGGCGAAGCGGCCGGCACCTTTATTCTGCCGCCAGACAAGAAGACCTATCTGGTCCACTGCGACATCGCCCAACATACCGAACACGGCATGAAGGCCCAGCTCAAGGTGGGCGGCGGCGACGGCGATCTCTCCAGCCTGCCGGGGTTGACCCAACCGGTGCGTCCCGACACTTATCCGACCCGTTGGACGGGCACCTCGATCGTCCTGTTGATCCTGGCCGTCTTCGGAGGCGGCGCACTGATCTGGCTGCTGGGAAAGCTCTGGCGCATGATGCTCAGCGATACCTGA
- a CDS encoding matrixin family metalloprotease: MIGRIGIFLWLSAASHAASAYVLTGHRWPTPETTFVFDIVNTRGETRSPGGIFWNDAFEEALGHWTEHTGFTFLGRPGIAADPCTDDNRNTVGFRLDDCGFSFGETTLAVTYSLFSRDILSETDIVFNDNQEWDTYEGPLRARVTDFTRVATHELGHALGLGHENSVPSIMSTLVGTLTLPQKDDIDGVDAIYGGQTSPPAACQAFPPLPLNQWIEGRLEAADCRRLHIATSDFSSDDSAVDLYTLELPVDGLIVVRMQSLQPAQLDPYLEIRDSGGDTVLGWDDDSGVGTDALVYLQLSAGAYQIVANSAYLSLQEGDYRLQVGINLESPAPARVETDGSAIVDSVDVSGGVSYRARLIPYTNPDDPEGSYWRLESAAIEEGEPLPGAILLPDSNDLIFNPIEVFGSRYDALLRLSPTPQIPWLWKLDSATRRN, encoded by the coding sequence ATGATCGGGCGGATCGGGATTTTTTTGTGGTTGAGCGCGGCTTCCCACGCCGCCTCCGCCTATGTCCTGACCGGCCACCGCTGGCCGACGCCCGAGACGACCTTCGTCTTCGACATCGTCAATACCCGCGGAGAAACCCGTTCGCCCGGCGGAATTTTCTGGAACGACGCTTTCGAAGAAGCCCTGGGGCATTGGACCGAGCATACCGGCTTTACCTTCCTGGGCCGGCCGGGCATCGCGGCCGATCCTTGCACCGACGACAATCGCAACACGGTCGGTTTCCGGCTCGACGACTGCGGCTTTTCATTCGGCGAAACCACCCTGGCGGTGACCTATAGTCTATTTTCCCGCGATATCCTCAGCGAAACCGACATCGTCTTCAATGACAACCAAGAGTGGGATACCTACGAGGGTCCGCTGCGTGCCCGGGTCACCGACTTCACCCGGGTCGCCACCCACGAACTGGGGCATGCGTTGGGGTTGGGCCATGAAAACAGCGTCCCCTCCATCATGTCTACCTTGGTGGGCACGCTAACCCTGCCCCAAAAGGATGACATCGACGGTGTCGACGCGATCTACGGCGGCCAAACCTCGCCGCCGGCAGCTTGCCAAGCGTTCCCTCCCCTGCCTCTCAACCAATGGATCGAGGGACGACTGGAAGCCGCCGACTGCCGGCGCCTGCACATCGCCACGAGCGATTTCTCCAGCGACGACAGCGCCGTCGACCTGTATACGCTGGAGTTGCCGGTGGATGGGTTGATCGTCGTTCGCATGCAATCCCTGCAACCGGCACAACTGGACCCTTATCTGGAAATCAGAGACAGCGGCGGGGATACGGTGCTGGGGTGGGACGACGACAGCGGCGTCGGGACCGATGCGCTGGTTTATCTTCAATTGTCGGCCGGTGCCTATCAAATCGTCGCCAACAGCGCCTATCTCTCTCTTCAGGAAGGCGACTACCGCCTGCAAGTCGGCATCAATTTAGAATCGCCCGCCCCGGCCCGCGTGGAAACGGACGGGTCGGCAATCGTCGATTCGGTGGATGTGAGCGGTGGCGTCTCTTACCGGGCCAGGCTGATTCCCTACACCAACCCGGACGATCCGGAAGGCTCGTATTGGCGTCTGGAGAGCGCTGCCATCGAAGAAGGCGAACCGCTTCCCGGCGCCATCCTGCTGCCGGACAGCAACGATCTGATCTTCAATCCGATCGAGGTATTCGGCTCTCGATACGACGCGCTCTTGCGGCTTTCCCCGACGCCGCAAATTCCTTGGCTCTGGAAGTTGGACTCGGCCACCCGGCGCAATTAG
- the galE gene encoding UDP-glucose 4-epimerase GalE, with amino-acid sequence MAIRVLVTGGAGYIGSHTCVELLAAGFEVVVVDNLSNSKFEAIRRVENISGKKIPFFCADMGDRSEMERIFALYPSDIVVHFAGLKAVGESCERPLAYYRNNVTGTLALCEAMGAAGVKRMVFSSSATVYGEPASVPITEEFPLRATNPYGRTKLFIEEILRDLVAADCLNQADHPWTATLLRYFNPVGAHPSGMIGEDPNGIPNNLMPYITQVAVGKLEQLKVFGGDYPTRDGTGVRDYIHVVDLAKAHVKAVEKQLSQPAGRAFTYNLGTGTGYSVLEVVRAFEKVCEKRLPYSIVDRRPGDAAEVYAAPGRAADELDWRAERGVEDMVRDAWHWQQRNPDGYPER; translated from the coding sequence ATGGCTATCCGAGTACTGGTAACCGGCGGCGCCGGCTATATTGGCAGTCACACGTGCGTGGAATTGTTGGCGGCCGGCTTTGAAGTCGTGGTGGTGGACAATCTCAGCAATAGCAAATTCGAGGCGATTCGGCGGGTCGAAAATATTAGCGGTAAAAAGATTCCGTTTTTTTGCGCGGATATGGGCGATCGGTCGGAGATGGAGCGGATTTTCGCGCTTTATCCCAGTGATATCGTAGTGCATTTTGCCGGTCTCAAGGCGGTGGGGGAGTCGTGCGAGCGGCCTTTGGCCTATTACCGGAACAACGTTACCGGTACCTTGGCCTTGTGTGAAGCGATGGGGGCGGCCGGCGTCAAGCGGATGGTCTTCAGTTCCTCGGCAACCGTCTATGGCGAGCCCGCAAGCGTCCCCATCACCGAAGAGTTTCCCTTGCGGGCCACCAATCCTTACGGCCGGACCAAACTGTTCATCGAGGAGATTTTGCGAGATCTGGTGGCCGCCGATTGTCTCAACCAGGCGGATCATCCATGGACGGCGACCTTGCTGCGCTATTTCAATCCCGTCGGCGCACACCCCAGCGGTATGATCGGAGAAGATCCCAACGGCATCCCCAACAATCTGATGCCCTACATCACCCAAGTGGCGGTGGGAAAGTTGGAACAATTGAAGGTATTCGGCGGCGATTACCCCACCCGCGACGGGACTGGTGTGCGCGACTACATTCATGTGGTGGATTTGGCCAAGGCGCACGTCAAGGCGGTGGAAAAGCAATTGTCTCAGCCGGCGGGGCGGGCGTTTACCTATAATTTGGGGACCGGCACCGGATACAGTGTACTCGAGGTGGTGCGGGCATTCGAAAAAGTGTGCGAAAAGCGACTGCCCTATTCAATCGTGGATCGCCGCCCCGGGGACGCCGCCGAGGTGTATGCCGCTCCCGGCCGCGCGGCGGATGAGCTGGATTGGCGGGCGGAGAGGGGAGTCGAGGACATGGTCCGGGACGCCTGGCATTGGCAGCAACGAAATCCCGATGGCTATCCGGAGCGTTAG
- a CDS encoding heme-binding protein, which produces MYIRTLSSAVAILLASIGTALAACPNVSWQQLTDTLKANIAPTGGPSNGGLDFNMWATIVSPEGRVCMVTKSGDSLNAQWLGSRVISAQKANTAVLFSLTQGLALSTANLYAAVQPGGSLFGLQFSNPVNPHAAYRGNEQAYGTDNDPLVGSQVGGVNVFGGGLPLYDGSGNLIGALGVSGDTSCADHNVAWRVRQTLGLNNVPAGVNEVEGNDNIIYDDVDGNNNGVVDGFEHPECGNNEKAVNATL; this is translated from the coding sequence ATGTACATAAGAACGTTGTCAAGCGCCGTAGCAATTCTGTTAGCCTCTATCGGCACCGCTTTGGCGGCTTGTCCCAATGTTAGCTGGCAACAGTTGACCGATACTCTCAAGGCAAACATTGCCCCTACCGGCGGGCCTTCCAACGGGGGACTGGATTTCAACATGTGGGCGACCATCGTTTCTCCCGAGGGTAGAGTCTGCATGGTCACCAAATCCGGCGATTCTCTCAACGCCCAATGGCTCGGCAGTCGGGTGATTTCGGCACAGAAAGCCAATACCGCCGTGCTTTTCAGCCTCACCCAAGGACTTGCCTTGTCCACTGCTAATTTATATGCCGCTGTCCAGCCCGGCGGATCCTTGTTTGGACTCCAATTCAGCAACCCGGTCAATCCGCATGCCGCATATCGAGGCAACGAACAAGCATACGGGACTGATAATGACCCCTTAGTGGGTTCTCAAGTCGGGGGAGTCAACGTATTTGGAGGCGGTTTGCCGCTCTATGACGGCAGTGGCAACTTGATCGGCGCCTTGGGAGTATCGGGGGATACCTCCTGTGCCGACCACAACGTCGCCTGGCGTGTACGCCAGACATTAGGTCTCAACAATGTTCCCGCCGGAGTGAATGAAGTAGAAGGCAATGACAACATTATTTATGACGATGTCGATGGCAACAATAACGGCGTTGTAGATGGCTTCGAGCATCCTGAATGCGGCAACAATGAAAAAGCCGTCAACGCAACGCTCTGA
- the xerD gene encoding site-specific tyrosine recombinase XerD, which produces MGDSDLIQRFSDALWLEEGLSVNTLKAYATDLKRFAEWLGKSPLEATQEQVARYLGHRFHTGASARSSARLLSSLRKFYRYLLREGLIETDPCAGIESPYLGRSLPDTLSEAEVESLLQAPDSDQMLGLRDRSMIEVLYATGLRVSELVAMKVNQVDRNLGVARIWGKGNKERLVPLGEEALAWLDAYWIKSRPELLGVRQSPYLFVTRRGGPMTRQAFWHLIKRYARQAGIDKPLSPHTLRHAFATHLINHGADLRVVQMLLGHSSLSTTQIYTHIAQARLKDLHQRFHPRG; this is translated from the coding sequence ATGGGCGATTCCGACCTGATCCAGCGTTTTTCCGATGCGCTGTGGTTGGAAGAAGGGCTCAGCGTTAATACCTTAAAAGCTTATGCCACCGACTTGAAGCGGTTTGCCGAATGGTTGGGAAAGTCGCCACTCGAGGCGACTCAAGAACAGGTGGCGCGGTATTTGGGGCATCGCTTCCACACTGGCGCCAGCGCTCGTAGCAGCGCTCGCCTGTTGTCGAGCTTGAGGAAATTCTATCGCTATTTACTGCGCGAGGGTTTGATCGAAACCGATCCTTGTGCCGGGATCGAGTCACCTTATTTGGGCCGTAGTCTGCCGGATACCTTGAGCGAGGCCGAGGTCGAATCACTGCTGCAGGCGCCCGATTCGGATCAAATGTTGGGATTGCGCGACCGATCCATGATCGAGGTGCTGTATGCCACGGGGCTCCGGGTTTCCGAGTTGGTGGCGATGAAAGTCAACCAGGTGGACAGAAACCTGGGCGTGGCCCGCATTTGGGGGAAAGGCAACAAGGAGCGCCTGGTTCCCCTGGGAGAAGAGGCCCTCGCTTGGCTCGACGCTTATTGGATCAAGTCGCGTCCCGAGTTGTTGGGAGTCCGGCAATCTCCCTATCTTTTCGTCACCCGCCGTGGCGGTCCCATGACCCGGCAAGCGTTTTGGCATCTGATCAAACGTTATGCCCGTCAAGCGGGCATCGATAAACCCTTGTCCCCCCACACCCTCCGGCATGCGTTTGCCACCCATCTCATCAACCACGGCGCCGACTTGCGCGTGGTACAGATGCTGCTGGGCCACAGCAGCTTGTCCACCACCCAAATCTATACCCATATCGCCCAGGCGCGTTTGAAGGATCTGCACCAGCGCTTTCATCCGCGGGGATAA
- the rplS gene encoding 50S ribosomal protein L19, with amino-acid sequence MSNVIEQIEREQMAHLEKPIPDFNPGDTVVVQVKVREGNRERLQAFEGVVIAKRNRGLNSAFTVRKVSHGEGVERVFQLYSPLVHEITVKRRGKVRRAKLYYLRERRGKAARIKEKV; translated from the coding sequence ATGAGCAATGTGATCGAGCAAATCGAAAGGGAACAGATGGCCCACCTGGAAAAGCCGATCCCGGACTTCAATCCCGGTGATACGGTGGTGGTGCAGGTCAAGGTCCGAGAAGGCAACCGCGAGCGCCTGCAGGCGTTCGAGGGTGTGGTGATCGCCAAGCGCAATCGAGGGTTGAATTCGGCCTTCACCGTGCGCAAGGTTTCCCACGGCGAAGGCGTGGAGCGGGTTTTCCAACTGTACAGCCCCTTGGTGCACGAAATTACGGTCAAGCGCCGCGGTAAAGTGCGTCGCGCCAAACTGTACTATCTGCGCGAGCGTCGCGGCAAGGCGGCCCGAATCAAGGAAAAGGTCTAA
- the trmD gene encoding tRNA (guanosine(37)-N1)-methyltransferase TrmD → MRFDVVTLFPEMVESALRFGVAGRARERGLMQLMLWNPRDFTHDRYRTVDDRPYGGGPGMVMQVQPLRDAIRAARVGAETAPRVVYLSPQGKRLDQKAVVRFAGMERLVLVAGRYEGIDERLIESEIDEEWSIGDYVLSGGELPALVVIDSVTRLLPGVLNDAESARQDSYMAGLLDHPHYTRPEEFADRRVPEVLLSGDHAAIARWRRKQALGKTWLKRPDLLQDQALTAEDRALLEEFKRELG, encoded by the coding sequence ATGCGTTTCGACGTGGTCACCTTGTTTCCGGAGATGGTCGAGTCAGCCCTCCGGTTTGGGGTCGCCGGAAGGGCGCGCGAGCGTGGATTGATGCAGCTTATGCTATGGAATCCGCGCGATTTTACCCACGACCGCTACCGAACCGTGGACGACCGTCCCTACGGCGGGGGACCGGGGATGGTGATGCAGGTTCAGCCTTTAAGGGATGCGATTCGAGCGGCAAGGGTGGGCGCTGAAACCGCCCCGCGGGTGGTTTATTTGTCCCCCCAGGGGAAGCGCTTGGACCAGAAGGCGGTGGTTCGTTTCGCCGGGATGGAGCGTCTGGTTTTGGTCGCGGGACGTTACGAAGGGATTGACGAGCGCCTGATCGAGAGCGAAATCGACGAGGAGTGGTCGATCGGCGATTACGTATTGTCGGGAGGCGAATTACCGGCGCTGGTGGTGATCGATAGCGTCACCCGATTGTTGCCCGGCGTGTTGAACGACGCCGAGTCGGCCCGGCAAGACTCTTACATGGCGGGATTGCTGGACCACCCCCATTACACCCGGCCGGAGGAATTTGCCGATCGCCGGGTACCCGAAGTGTTGCTCAGCGGCGATCACGCGGCGATCGCGCGCTGGCGGAGAAAGCAGGCCCTCGGGAAGACTTGGCTGAAGCGTCCGGATTTGTTGCAGGACCAGGCGCTGACTGCGGAAGATCGAGCCCTGTTGGAAGAGTTCAAACGAGAGCTGGGGTAG
- the rimM gene encoding ribosome maturation factor RimM (Essential for efficient processing of 16S rRNA), producing the protein MTRRIRLGEISGAFGVKGWVRVYSHTRPRENILEYSPWELAHKEKRWSLKVLEGRRQGPSVVASLEGIDTREAAEILRGAKIEIDRTRLPPLEPGEFYWADLVGMDVLDLAGRRFGQVVDMMETGANDVMIVRGEEGREILVPWLRDRVIREVNLAAGEIRVDWDPGY; encoded by the coding sequence GTGACGCGGCGCATACGGCTGGGGGAAATCTCCGGGGCATTCGGCGTCAAGGGATGGGTAAGAGTCTATTCCCATACCCGGCCCCGGGAAAATATCCTCGAATATTCTCCTTGGGAGCTGGCGCACAAGGAGAAACGCTGGTCGCTGAAGGTTCTGGAGGGTCGCCGGCAGGGACCCTCGGTGGTGGCTTCGCTGGAAGGCATCGACACACGCGAGGCCGCGGAAATCCTGCGCGGGGCGAAGATCGAAATCGACCGCACCCGGTTGCCGCCGCTCGAGCCCGGTGAATTTTACTGGGCCGATCTGGTGGGAATGGACGTCTTGGATCTCGCCGGTCGCCGGTTCGGGCAAGTCGTCGATATGATGGAAACCGGTGCCAACGACGTGATGATCGTGCGTGGAGAGGAAGGGAGAGAAATTCTGGTTCCTTGGCTGCGCGATCGAGTGATCCGAGAAGTGAATTTGGCGGCGGGGGAGATCCGGGTGGATTGGGACCCGGGCTATTGA
- the rpsP gene encoding 30S ribosomal protein S16, whose protein sequence is MVTIRLARGGAKKRPFYQIVVADQRAKRDGRHIEQLGYFNPLVEAGDARLRLDKERLDFWVGRGAQMSNRVKSLVREWRKLETAQSSGEAAAA, encoded by the coding sequence ATGGTTACGATTCGTCTGGCACGCGGCGGCGCGAAAAAGCGTCCCTTTTACCAAATCGTGGTGGCCGATCAACGCGCCAAGCGCGACGGCCGTCACATCGAGCAATTGGGTTATTTCAATCCTTTGGTGGAAGCCGGCGATGCCCGGCTGCGGTTGGATAAGGAGCGGCTGGACTTTTGGGTCGGACGCGGCGCTCAGATGAGCAACCGGGTCAAGAGCTTGGTGCGCGAATGGCGCAAGCTCGAGACGGCCCAGTCCTCGGGAGAAGCGGCTGCGGCCTAA
- a CDS encoding FAD-dependent oxidoreductase, whose translation MTQYETLALGIEGFAYEDLYDPLRLKDLTAAFDRFVEEKDPRLLAEFEEYRVCQGDGMAPEKVSELLVRMAPFVGGFLARLFRIEEARAGQMVRVAEEMGTVFRYREEIVGKEAPKRFKREKPREWDIDGLNARFESLLAALAGDSGDREKTVAEWAVRLKEASTQALQLAEAGDLSAMADEIEALRRRIGGHPRTREAFAAELEMPPEAFLAALYECLLRWTFAASRLPDMQPEVADWASFKKPERTDVNHLVEHDTVSRDAYQGWGAPEGHHRRRVGFHLTDDRYRNLRPVLYEVDHCIYCHERDTDSCAKGMRDKKTGGYKTSPFDKPITGCPLEEKISEMHWVKRQGDDIGALALVIVDNPMCPGTGHRICNECMKGCIYQKTEPVNIPEIETHVLTAVLDLPYGFEIYTLLTRWNPLNVRRPHALPYNGKNVLVVGMGPAGYTLAHYLSNEGFGVVGIDGLKIEPLPKKWLGDENTPPQPVRDFQELYEDLNDRVMLGFGGVAEYGITVRWDKNFLKVIYLTLARRRNFRCYGGVRFGGTLTINEAWDLGFDHIAIAAGAGKPTIIPLKNNLIRGIRKASDFLMALQSSGAAKTSSMANLQVRLPAGVIGGGLTAIDTATELLAYYPVQVEKILHRYETLVAEMGEDKVRAGYDAEERIILDEFLAHGRAVRAERSRAEAAGEKPDFLPLLNEWGGVTVFYRRGMRNSPAYRENHEEIREALEEGIVLAEGMSPLEAVEDDFGHLKAVKFQKMAEADGRWQATEETVEVPLRSLMVAAGTSPNTLYQEEHPETFEMAGKFYRPFAPEWIDEIPELQPVEDERLWPKLSRPAPFTSYRRQGKYITFYGDNNPIYAGNVVRAMASAKDSYPYIVRLFEKELAALEPAGQADRDRTWAEFRERLDDLLLAHIVEVIRLAPTIVEVVVKAPMAAKHFAPGQFYRIQNFESLAPTSHGTCLAAEGLALTGAWVDKERGVVSLIVLEMGSSSKLCSLWQPGDPLVVMGVTGAPTEIPSGQTVLLVGGGLGNAVLFSIGKALKAAGNQVLYFAGYRDSRDVFKVKEIEEASDVIVWAVDDLPGNQPIKPTRSQDKSFTGNIVEAMLAYAEGKLGATPIHFDDVDHLIVIGSDRMMKAVKEARYGALAPHLKRQHTAIGSINSPMQCMLKGVCGQCLCRHQDPETGEEYFVYSCYNQDQALDRVDFDHLNARLKQNTVQEKLGNLWLDYVLEKPGG comes from the coding sequence ATGACACAGTACGAGACTTTGGCATTGGGTATCGAGGGGTTTGCCTATGAAGACCTGTACGATCCTCTTCGATTGAAAGATCTGACGGCGGCGTTCGATCGTTTCGTCGAGGAAAAAGATCCTCGATTGCTGGCCGAGTTCGAGGAATACCGCGTGTGCCAGGGAGACGGCATGGCTCCGGAGAAGGTGTCCGAGCTTCTGGTGCGAATGGCGCCTTTCGTGGGGGGGTTCCTGGCCCGGTTGTTTCGCATCGAGGAGGCCCGTGCCGGGCAAATGGTGCGAGTGGCCGAGGAAATGGGAACGGTGTTCCGCTACCGGGAAGAAATCGTCGGCAAGGAAGCGCCCAAGCGTTTCAAGCGGGAAAAACCCCGGGAATGGGATATCGATGGCCTGAATGCGCGGTTCGAGTCTCTGCTCGCGGCCTTGGCCGGAGACTCCGGGGATCGCGAAAAAACGGTGGCGGAATGGGCGGTCCGGCTCAAGGAAGCGTCCACCCAGGCGCTGCAGTTGGCCGAAGCCGGCGATTTGAGCGCCATGGCGGACGAGATCGAAGCACTTCGGCGACGAATCGGCGGCCACCCCCGGACCCGGGAAGCGTTCGCCGCCGAGCTGGAAATGCCGCCGGAAGCGTTTTTGGCCGCCCTGTACGAGTGCTTGCTGCGGTGGACGTTCGCCGCCTCCCGTCTCCCGGATATGCAGCCGGAGGTGGCCGATTGGGCAAGCTTCAAGAAGCCCGAGCGAACGGACGTGAACCATCTGGTCGAGCACGACACGGTGAGCCGTGACGCGTACCAGGGGTGGGGGGCGCCGGAAGGGCATCACCGCCGGCGGGTGGGCTTTCATCTCACCGACGATCGTTATCGCAACCTGCGCCCGGTCCTGTACGAGGTCGATCACTGCATCTACTGCCACGAGCGCGACACCGATTCGTGCGCCAAGGGCATGCGGGACAAAAAGACCGGAGGCTACAAGACCAGCCCGTTCGACAAGCCCATCACCGGCTGCCCCTTGGAAGAGAAGATTTCCGAAATGCACTGGGTCAAGCGCCAGGGAGACGATATCGGCGCGCTGGCGCTGGTGATCGTGGACAATCCCATGTGCCCGGGTACCGGCCATCGGATCTGCAACGAATGCATGAAGGGGTGCATCTATCAGAAAACCGAGCCGGTCAACATTCCCGAGATCGAAACCCACGTGCTGACGGCGGTGCTCGATCTGCCCTACGGGTTCGAGATCTACACCCTCTTGACGCGCTGGAACCCCCTCAACGTGCGCCGGCCCCATGCCTTGCCCTACAACGGCAAGAACGTGCTGGTGGTGGGCATGGGGCCGGCTGGCTATACCTTGGCCCATTATCTGTCCAATGAAGGTTTCGGTGTGGTGGGGATCGACGGTCTCAAGATCGAGCCCTTACCGAAAAAATGGCTCGGCGACGAAAACACGCCGCCGCAGCCGGTGCGCGATTTTCAGGAGCTGTACGAGGACTTGAACGACCGGGTGATGCTGGGTTTCGGCGGAGTGGCCGAGTACGGCATCACCGTGCGCTGGGACAAAAATTTTCTCAAGGTGATCTATCTCACCCTGGCGCGGCGGCGCAATTTCCGCTGCTACGGCGGGGTGCGTTTCGGCGGCACCCTGACCATCAACGAAGCCTGGGATCTGGGCTTCGATCACATCGCCATCGCCGCCGGGGCCGGCAAGCCGACCATCATTCCCCTCAAAAACAATCTGATCCGCGGCATCCGCAAGGCCTCCGATTTCCTGATGGCGCTCCAGTCGTCGGGGGCGGCCAAAACGTCATCTATGGCGAACCTTCAGGTGCGCTTGCCGGCGGGGGTCATCGGCGGCGGCTTGACCGCCATCGATACCGCCACCGAGCTGTTGGCCTACTATCCCGTTCAGGTGGAAAAAATCCTGCACCGTTATGAAACGCTCGTCGCCGAGATGGGCGAGGATAAGGTCAGGGCCGGCTACGACGCCGAGGAGCGAATCATCCTCGACGAATTCCTGGCTCACGGCCGTGCCGTTCGCGCCGAACGAAGTCGCGCCGAGGCGGCCGGCGAGAAGCCGGACTTTCTGCCCTTGCTCAACGAGTGGGGCGGGGTGACGGTGTTCTATCGCCGCGGCATGCGCAATTCCCCCGCCTATCGGGAAAATCACGAGGAAATCCGCGAGGCGTTGGAAGAAGGCATCGTCCTGGCCGAGGGCATGAGTCCCCTGGAGGCGGTGGAGGATGATTTCGGTCATCTGAAGGCGGTCAAATTCCAGAAAATGGCGGAAGCGGACGGCCGCTGGCAGGCTACCGAAGAGACCGTGGAGGTGCCCTTGCGGAGTTTGATGGTCGCCGCCGGGACTTCTCCCAATACCCTTTATCAAGAGGAGCATCCCGAAACTTTCGAGATGGCGGGCAAGTTCTATCGGCCGTTCGCGCCCGAATGGATCGATGAGATCCCCGAACTCCAGCCGGTGGAAGACGAACGCCTCTGGCCCAAATTGAGCCGGCCGGCGCCTTTTACTTCCTACCGCCGCCAAGGGAAGTACATCACTTTTTACGGCGACAACAACCCGATTTACGCGGGCAACGTGGTGCGGGCGATGGCTTCGGCCAAGGACAGCTATCCCTATATCGTGCGCTTGTTCGAGAAAGAGCTGGCGGCGCTCGAGCCTGCCGGGCAAGCGGATCGCGATCGCACTTGGGCCGAGTTCCGCGAGCGCTTGGACGATCTGCTCCTGGCGCACATCGTCGAGGTCATCCGGTTGGCGCCCACCATCGTCGAGGTGGTGGTCAAGGCCCCCATGGCCGCCAAGCATTTCGCCCCGGGGCAATTCTACCGGATTCAGAATTTCGAATCGTTGGCGCCTACCAGTCACGGGACCTGTCTGGCGGCGGAAGGCTTGGCTTTGACCGGCGCCTGGGTGGACAAGGAGCGGGGCGTGGTGTCCCTGATCGTGCTGGAGATGGGCAGTTCGTCCAAGCTTTGCAGCCTCTGGCAGCCGGGCGATCCCTTGGTGGTGATGGGAGTGACCGGCGCTCCCACCGAGATACCCTCGGGGCAGACGGTGCTTTTGGTGGGCGGCGGCTTGGGCAATGCGGTGTTGTTCTCCATCGGCAAGGCGCTCAAAGCCGCCGGCAATCAGGTCTTGTATTTCGCCGGCTACCGGGATTCCCGCGACGTGTTCAAGGTCAAGGAAATCGAGGAGGCCTCGGACGTGATCGTCTGGGCGGTGGACGATCTGCCCGGCAATCAGCCGATCAAGCCCACCCGCTCCCAGGATAAGAGTTTCACCGGCAATATCGTCGAGGCCATGCTGGCCTATGCCGAGGGGAAGCTGGGGGCGACGCCGATTCATTTCGACGACGTGGATCATCTCATCGTGATCGGCTCGGACCGCATGATGAAAGCGGTGAAGGAAGCCCGTTACGGCGCGCTGGCGCCCCATTTGAAAAGGCAGCATACCGCCATCGGTTCCATCAATTCACCCATGCAATGCATGCTCAAAGGCGTGTGCGGTCAGTGTCTGTGCCGGCATCAAGACCCGGAGACGGGCGAGGAATATTTCGTCTACTCCTGCTATAACCAGGATCAAGCCCTGGATCGGGTGGATTTCGATCATCTGAATGCCCGCCTGAAGCAGAACACGGTGCAGGAAAAACTCGGCAATTTGTGGCTGGATTACGTCCTTGAGAAGCCTGGCGGATAA
- a CDS encoding PIN domain-containing protein, whose translation MDWRFCPKESVDRRYLNRWSECFREDFAGRCLPFDCAAALDYALIVAARKQAGRPISVEDAQIAAIARSADLTLATRNVKDFSHIDGLSVVNPWNE comes from the coding sequence TTGGATTGGCGCTTCTGCCCGAAGGAAAGCGTCGATCGTCGTTATCTAAATCGGTGGAGCGAATGTTTCCGGGAAGACTTCGCGGGTCGTTGCCTGCCGTTCGATTGCGCGGCGGCGCTCGATTATGCCTTGATTGTGGCGGCTAGAAAGCAAGCCGGCCGCCCCATCAGCGTGGAGGATGCCCAGATCGCGGCGATTGCACGGTCCGCCGATTTGACGCTGGCCACGCGTAATGTCAAGGATTTTTCCCACATCGATGGATTGTCGGTCGTCAATCCCTGGAATGAATAG